The following proteins are co-located in the Hypanus sabinus isolate sHypSab1 chromosome 28, sHypSab1.hap1, whole genome shotgun sequence genome:
- the LOC132382687 gene encoding RNA guanine-N7 methyltransferase activating subunit-like has product MDGGNGSGRRMCSEAELAPDYEEMFAHRFTEADTEYQEMLKSVADPPPIVEDWMNRPGGNRRSQDYRSYRGRSDNRSWSDNQLWQGRNRSYNRSGSHESYSQGTNSHWQSNHHRY; this is encoded by the exons AATGTGCAGTGAAGCAGAACTGGCTCCAGACTATGAGGAAATGTTTGCTCACCGGTTCACAGAGGCTGACACAGAGTATCAGGAAATGCTGAAGAGTGTGGCTGATCCACCACCCATTGTAGAGGACTGGATGAACCGGCCTGGAGGGAATCGCAG GTCACAAGACTATAGGTCCTACCGGGGACGCAGTGACAATCGCAGCTGGTCAGATAATCAACTGTGGCAGGGCAGAAATCGCAGCTACAATCGATCTGGGTCTCATGAATCATACAGCCAAGGGACCAATTCACACTGGCAGTCAAATCACCATCGTTACTGA